Proteins encoded in a region of the Trypanosoma brucei gambiense DAL972 chromosome 6, complete sequence genome:
- a CDS encoding receptor-type adenylate cyclase GRESAG 4,putative, (fragment): MPLYWFLFSLFDILLEDTRFHIRIIPHITESMHWQEGGGRGCVYTHGNCRRNLTAGSPARRYSMYKHSPVITAVSLLHLLPLLLMWMPPVCADDSAVTVNVLSMMYNPEYYVEKVNAINAGFDASLSAHGWKTGSGATISVIRPPSYNTTAEDIFQLGVKQSEGKLLVVFGPLGTDPVVWVRDKLKENDLVAIAPIAYSSEVRGWNPHLYSISVEPNAELLALIRYAVVYLGLPRVGLMYAKGNGFDKESYEFTMRIMEMMGRKPCGVFAVESSGGRDVLEGELNTKWGQFVATRPQAVLLFSSIADDTTGWFVKKIAQDNRTVDMYLLAPSSFQHFLIKTWSDALVSLNRTFTPGQLITTGTVPLASDNRSSMVRHFQRDMDNYLDTNSDWKGFAKPEHYLKDDKLGEMMVFGWLAGEVLFEALNNAPQLTNRTSFMESLYKQRRYVIDDFVVGDFGGECDEGAALQGAMCNCNQGGSMAHMRVVDDSLSLKPMKKGSVTWSVSECSSANVQVSAPLIGLYVVLTDDKVAQRASMRWSLGARSIEEADDVDKRIFFHSLKVNLKNLTQSLEQVRDTKAVAAVLGVVTADILSVPNMTFIGTLPLSPRLNKFWRNVIHLQPLLAQQLYVLAVYLSNTSSTGVKALVRGGEASEVVDTLDKSLVTFGVSLDSSKTLGDDDPISSYLSGNGDVFCIGLTLTDVAAVARHLQTHLRARVFVPFNDILLFYQEFVAAFNASKESIASSERLLFATSFPHWAEKNTKSDMVARFHRHVNESHWHPLTFLGFATTRLLQVVISNMRKVNAELLADRIYTESNIRVDDVRFGPFSDAECVSGTSVSANECASNFGATNISVWSMARVLNSSLPRTQVGMTPSMDYVIPQEGQLTQSQIAGIISGCVSALLLFIALGVFLHISLRNARNNNRAPKEPTDPVTLIFTDIESSTALWAAHPDLMPDAVAAHHRMVRSLIGRYKCYEVKTVGDSFMIASKSPFAAVQLAQELQLCFLHHDWGTNALDDSYREFEERRAEGECEYTLPTAHMDPEVYSRLWNGLRVRVGIHTGLCDIRHDEVTKGYDYYGRTPNMAARTESVANGGQVLMTHAAYMSLSAEDRKQIDVTALGAVALRGVSDPVKMYQLNTVPSRNFAALRLDREYFFDEGEDGTTTSTSDHSSSRAELSESAQIIATALQSLLSTFKTAHREKLLLPYCERWRVPLPRKAAS, from the coding sequence ATGCCACTTTACtggtttctattttccctctttgatATTCTTCTCGAAGACACAAGATTTCACATACGAATAATACCACACATTACCGAAAGTATGCACTGGCAGGAAGGTGGCGGAAGAGGATGTGTGTACACTCATGGAAACTGCAGGCGGAACCTTACCGCAGGGAGCCCTGCAAGGCGTTACAGCATGTACAAGCACTCACCTGTCATTACTGCTGTATCACTGCTACACttgttgcctttgctacTCATGTGGATGCCACCTGTGTGCGCGGATGACAGTGCTGTGACGGTAAATGTGCTATCCATGATGTATAATCCGGAATATTACGTTGAGAAAGTGAACGCCATCAATGCCGGCTTTGACGCATCACTGAGTGCCCACGGTTGGAAGACGGGCTCCGGTGCGACAATATCTGTCATCCGTCCCCCATCGTACAACACCACAGCTGAGGACATATTTCAGCTGGGGGTGAAacaaagtgaagggaagttaTTAGTTGTATTCGGGCCCCTGGGTACTGACCCTGTCGTTTGGGTTCGTGATAaactaaaggaaaatgatCTTGTTGCCATCGCTCCTATTGCGTACTCCAGTGAGGTCCGTGGTTGGAACCCTCACCTCTATTCAATAAGTGTCGAACCCAATGCTGAGCTCCTCGCCCTCATTCGATACGCTGTTGTTTATCTGGGTCTGCCGCGTGTAGGTTTGATGTATGCGAAGGGTAATGGGTTTGACAAGGAGTCATATGAGTTTACCATGCGAATAATGGAAATGATGGGCCGCAAGCCATGTGGAGTGTTCGCTGTGGAGAGCAGTGGGGGTCGGGACGTCTTGGAGGGTGAATTGAATACCAAGTGGGGGCAATTTGTTGCTACACGTCCGCAGGCTGTACTGCTATTTTCGTCAATCGCGGATGATACCACCGGGTGGTTTGTCAAGAAGATAGCACAGGACAACCGCACTGTGGACATGTACCTGCTCGCCCCTTCCAGTTTTCAACATTTTCTGATCAAAACATGGAGCGATGCGCTGGTGTCACTTAATCGTACGTTCACTCCTGGACAGCTGATCACAACTGGAACAGTGCCACTCGCTAGTGACAATCGGTCCTCGATGGTTCGGCACTTCCAGCGTGACATGGACAATTACCTGGATACAAACAGTGACTGGAAGGGCTTTGCGAAACCTGAACATTACCTTAAGGACGACAAATTAGGGGAGATGATGGTGTTTGGATGGCTTGCGGGAGAAGTTCTGTTTGAGGCCCTAAACAACGCTCCACAACTGACAAACCGTACTTCATTCATGGAATCTCTGTACAAGCAGCGTCGCTACGTGATTGATGACtttgtggttggtgactttggtggtgagtgcgaTGAGGGCGCTGCATTACAGGGTGCCATGTGTAATTGCAATCAAGGCGGCAGCATGGCGCATATGAGAGTTGTTGATGACAGCCTCAGTTTGAAGCCTATGAAGAAAGGCTCTGTGACGTGGAGTGTATCGGAGTGCTCGAGTGCTAATGTGCAGGTGAGCGCACCGTTAATCGGACTGTATGTAGTCCTTACGGATGATAAAGTTGCACAACGTGCGAGCATGAGGTGGTCGTTGGGCGCTCGGAGCATCGAGGAAGCGGATGATGTTGATAAGAGAATATTTTTCCATTCCTTAAAGGTTAATTTGAAAAATTTAACGCAATCACTTGAACAAGTAAGGGACACGAAGGCTGTAGCTGCAGTTCTTGGTGTTGTTACCGCTGATATTCTGAGCGTGCCGAATATGACTTTCATTGGTACTCTTCCACTGTCCCCCCGGTTGAACAAGTTCTGGAGAAACGTGATCCATCTGCAACCGCTACTTGCGCAGCAGCTATATGTGCTTGCTGTATACCTCTCCAACACCTCTTCCACGGGAGTGAAGGCGCTTGTTCGCGGGGGTGAAGCATCTGAGGTTGTAGACACGCTTGATAAGTCATTGGTTACGTTTGGTGTGTCGCTTGATTCCAGTAAGACACTTGGTGATGATGACCCGATATCGTCATATCTCTCGGGTAATGGAGATGTGTTTTGTATTGGACTCACTCTCACTGAcgttgctgcggttgcgcGGCACCTTCAGACCCACCTCAGGGCCCGTGTATTCGTTCCATTCAAtgacattttgttgttttatcaGGAGTTTGTGGCTGCATTTAATGCGAGTAAAGAGTCTATTGCCAGCTCAGAGCGGCTCCTATTCGCGACGAGTTTCCCACACTGGGCGGAGAAGAACACGAAATCAGATATGGTTGCGAGATTTCATCGCCATGTCAATGAATCGCATTGGCATCCACTAACGTTCCTGGGCTTTGCTACCACTCGGTTGCTTCAGGTTGTTATCTCCAATATGAGGAAGGTGAATGCAGAGCTGCTGGCAGACCGCATTTACACGGAGTCCAACATCAGAGTGGATGACGTGCGATTTGGACCCTTCAGTGATGCGGAATGTGTTTCTGGTACGAGTGTTTCGGCAAATGAGTGTGCCTCAAACTTTGGAGCCACAAACATTTCTGTATGGTCGATGGCGCGTGTGCTGAATTCAAGCTTGCCCAGGACACAGGTTGGGATGACACCGTCTATGGACTATGTTATTCCGCAAGAGGGTCAACTCACACAGTCACAGATAGCTGGAATAATTTCTGGGTGTGTATCCGccttgttattatttattgCCCTTGGTGTGTTCCTACACATCTCCCTGCGGAACGCTCGTAACAACAACCGTGCACCCAAGGAGCCAACGGACCCcgtgacactaatatttactgacattgagagcagcactgcgttgtgggctgcacaccctgatcTGATGCCCGATGCCGTCGCCGCGCATCATCGTATGGTCCGTTCACTGATTGGGAGGTATAAGTGCTACGAAGTCAAAACTGTTGGGGATTCGTTCATGATAGCGAGTAAGAGtcctttcgctgccgtccaactcgcacaggaattacagctgtgtttcttgcatcatGACTGGGGAACAAATGCACTTGATGATTCTTACCGTGAGTTTGAGGAACGTCGTGCGGAGGGAGAATGTGAGTACACACTACCAACCGCGCATATGGATCCTGAAGTGTACagtcgtttgtggaatggcctgcgtgtacgtgttggaatccacaccgggttgtgcgacatccgacacgatgaagtgacgaagggatatgactactatgggcggactccaaacatggcagcaaggacggagagtgtagcaaatggtggtcaggtgctgatgacgcATGCGGCGTACATGTCGCTGTCAGCTGAGGATCGTAAGCAAATTGATGTCACTGCACTTGGTGCTGTCGCACTTCGCGGTGTGAGTGATCCGGTTAAGATGTACCAGCTGAATACCGTGCCTAGTCGTaactttgctgcattacggCTGGACCGCGAATACTTTTTTGATGAGGGCGAGGATGGCACGACAACCTCCACAAGCGACCACAGTTCTTCACGTGCGGAGCTGAGTGAATCAGCTCAGATAATTGCAACTGCACTACAGTCGCTGTTAAGCACGTTCAAGACAGCGCATCGTgagaagttgttgctgccgtattgtgagcgttggcgtGTGCCTCTTCCCCGTAAAGCTGCATC
- a CDS encoding receptor-type adenylate cyclase GRESAG 4,putative: MPLYWFLFSLFDILLEDTRFHIRIIPHITESMHWQEGGGRGCVYTHGNCRRNLTAGSPARRYSMYKHSPVITAVSLLHLLPLLLMWMPPVCADDSAVTVNVLSMMYNPEYYVEKVNAINAGFDASLSAHGWKTGSGATISVIRPPSYNTTAEDIFQLGVKQSEGKLLVVFGPLGTDPVVWVRDKLKENDLVAIAPIAYSSEVRGWNPHLYSISVEPNAELLALIRYAVVYLGLPRVGLMYAKGNGFDKESYEFTMRIMEMMGRKPCGVFAVESSGGRDVLEGELNTKWGQFVATRPQAVLLFSSIADDTTGWFVKKIAQDNRTVDMYLLAPSSFQHFLIKTWSDALVSLNRTFTPGQLITTGTVPLASDNRSSMVRHFQRDMDNYLDTNSDWKGFAKPEHYLKDDKLGEMMVFGWLAGEVLFEALNNAPQLTNRTSFMESLYKQRRYVIDDFVVGDFGGECDEGAALQGAMCNCNEGGSMAHMRVVVNSLSLKPMKKGSVTWSVSECSSANVQVSAPLIGLYVVLTDDKVAQRASMRWSLGARSLEEADDVDKRIFFYPLYAESGNAAKTFEKIRDTKAVAAVLGVVTADILSVPNMTFIGTLPLSPRLNKFWRNVIHLQPLLAQQLYVLAVYLSNTSSTGVKALVRGGEASEVVDTLDKSLVTFGVSLDSSKTLGDDDPISSYLSGNGDVFCIGLTLTDVAAVARHLQTHLRARVFVPFNDILLFYQEFVAAFNASKESIASSERLLFATSFPHWAEKNTKSDMVARFHRHVNESHWDPLTFLGFATTRLLQVVISNMRKVNAELLADRIYTESNIRVDDVRFGPFSDAECVSGTSVSANECASNFGATNISVWSMARVLNSSLPRTQVGMTPSMDYVIPQEGQLTRSQIAGIISGCVSALLLFIALDQIHTLFPLSRICVYLIKS, translated from the coding sequence ATGCCACTTTACtggtttctattttccctctttgatATTCTTCTCGAAGACACAAGATTTCACATACGAATAATACCACACATTACCGAAAGTATGCACTGGCAGGAAGGTGGCGGAAGAGGATGTGTGTACACTCATGGAAACTGCAGGCGGAACCTTACCGCAGGGAGCCCTGCAAGGCGTTACAGCATGTACAAGCACTCACCTGTCATTACTGCTGTATCACTGCTACACttgttgcctttgctacTCATGTGGATGCCACCTGTGTGCGCGGATGACAGTGCTGTGACGGTAAATGTGCTATCCATGATGTATAATCCGGAATATTACGTTGAGAAAGTGAACGCCATCAATGCCGGCTTTGACGCATCACTGAGTGCCCACGGTTGGAAGACGGGCTCCGGTGCGACAATATCTGTCATCCGTCCCCCATCGTACAACACCACAGCTGAGGACATATTTCAGCTGGGGGTGAAacaaagtgaagggaagttaTTAGTTGTATTCGGGCCCCTGGGTACTGACCCTGTCGTTTGGGTTCGTGATAaactaaaggaaaatgatCTTGTTGCCATCGCTCCTATTGCGTACTCCAGTGAGGTCCGTGGTTGGAACCCTCACCTCTATTCAATAAGTGTCGAACCCAATGCTGAGCTCCTCGCCCTCATTCGATACGCTGTTGTTTATCTGGGTCTGCCGCGTGTAGGTTTGATGTATGCGAAGGGTAATGGGTTTGACAAGGAGTCATATGAGTTTACCATGCGAATAATGGAAATGATGGGCCGCAAGCCATGTGGAGTGTTCGCTGTGGAGAGCAGTGGGGGTCGGGACGTCTTGGAGGGTGAATTGAATACCAAGTGGGGGCAATTTGTTGCTACACGTCCGCAGGCTGTACTGCTATTTTCGTCAATCGCGGATGATACCACCGGGTGGTTTGTCAAGAAGATAGCACAGGACAACCGCACTGTGGACATGTACCTGCTCGCCCCTTCCAGTTTTCAACATTTTCTGATCAAAACATGGAGCGATGCGCTGGTGTCACTTAATCGTACGTTCACTCCTGGACAGCTGATCACAACTGGAACAGTGCCACTCGCTAGTGACAATCGGTCCTCGATGGTTCGGCACTTCCAGCGTGACATGGACAATTACCTGGATACAAACAGTGACTGGAAGGGCTTTGCGAAACCTGAACATTACCTTAAGGACGACAAATTAGGGGAGATGATGGTGTTTGGATGGCTTGCGGGAGAAGTTCTGTTTGAGGCCCTAAACAACGCTCCACAACTGACAAACCGTACTTCATTCATGGAATCTCTGTACAAGCAGCGTCGCTACGTGATTGATGACtttgtggttggtgactttggtggtgagtgcgaTGAGGGCGCTGCATTACAGGGTGCCATGTGTAATTGCAATGAAGGCGGCAGCATGGCGCATATGAGAGTTGTTGTCAACAGCCTCAGTTTGAAGCCTATGAAGAAAGGCTCTGTGACGTGGAGTGTATCGGAGTGCTCAAGTGCTAATGTGCAGGTGAGCGCACCGTTAATCGGACTGTATGTAGTCCTTACGGATGATAAAGTTGCACAACGTGCGAGCATGAGGTGGTCGTTGGGCGCTCGGAGCCTCGAGGAAGCGGATGATGTTGATAAGAGAATATTTTTTTACCCACTATACGCAGAGTCAGGAAATGCAGCGAAgacttttgaaaaaattCGCGACACGAAGGCCGTAGCTGCAGTTCTTGGTGTTGTTACCGCTGATATTCTGAGCGTGCCGAATATGACTTTCATTGGTACTCTTCCCCTGTCCCCCCGGTTGAACAAGTTCTGGAGAAACGTGATCCATCTGCAACCGCTACTTGCGCAGCAGCTATATGTGCTTGCTGTATACCTCTCCAACACCTCTTCCACGGGAGTGAAGGCGCTTGTTCGCGGGGGTGAAGCATCTGAGGTTGTAGACACGCTTGATAAGTCATTGGTTACGTTTGGTGTGTCGCTTGATTCCAGTAAGACACTTGGTGATGATGACCCGATATCGTCATATCTCTCGGGTAATGGAGATGTGTTTTGTATTGGACTCACTCTCACTGAcgttgctgcggttgcgcGGCACCTTCAGACCCACCTCAGGGCCCGTGTATTCGTTCCATTCAAtgacattttgttgttttatcaGGAGTTTGTGGCTGCATTTAATGCGAGTAAAGAGTCTATTGCCAGCTCAGAGCGGCTCCTATTCGCGACGAGTTTCCCACACTGGGCGGAGAAGAACACGAAATCAGATATGGTTGCGAGATTTCATCGCCATGTCAATGAATCGCATTGGGATCCACTAACGTTCCTGGGCTTTGCTACCACTCGGTTGCTTCAGGTTGTTATCTCCAATATGAGGAAGGTGAATGCAGAGCTGCTGGCAGACCGCATTTACACGGAGTCCAACATCAGAGTGGATGACGTGCGATTTGGACCCTTCAGTGATGCGGAATGTGTTTCTGGTACGAGTGTTTCGGCAAATGAGTGTGCCTCAAACTTTGGAGCCACAAACATTTCTGTATGGTCGATGGCGCGTGTGCTGAATTCAAGCTTGCCCAGGACACAGGTTGGGATGACACCGTCTATGGACTATGTTATTCCGCAAGAGGGTCAACTCACACGGTCACAGATAGCTGGAATAATTTCTGGGTGTGTATCCGccttgttattatttattgCCCTTGATCAAATacacacgctcttccctctttcccgcatatgtgtgtatttgataAAGTcataa
- a CDS encoding receptor-type adenylate cyclase GRESAG 4,putative, (fragment), protein FVKKIAQDNRTVDMYLLAPSSFQHFLIKTWSDALVSLNRTFTPGQLITTGTVPLASDNRSSMVRHFQRDMDNYLDTNSDWKGFAKPEHYLKDDKLGEMMVFGWLAGEVLFEALNNAPQLTNRTSFMESLYKQRRYVIDDFVVGDFGGECDEGAALQGAMCNCNQGGSMAHMRVVDDSLSLKPMKKGSVTWSVSECSSANVQVSAPLIGLYVVLTDDKVAQRASMRWSLGARSIEEADDVDKRIFFHSLKVNLKNLTQSLEQVRDTKAVAAVLGVVTADILSVPNMTFIGTLPLSPRLNKFWRNVIHLQPLLAQQLYVLAVYLSNTSSTGVKALVRGGEASEVVDTLDKSLVTFGVSLDSSKTLGDDDPISSYLSGNGDVFCIGLTPPDVAAVARHLQTHRRARVFVPFNDILLFYQEFVAAFNASKESIASSERLLFATSFPHWAEKNTKSDMVARFHRHVNESHWDPLTFLGFATTRLLQVVISNMRKVNAELLADRIYTESNIRVDDVRFGPFSDAECVSGTSVSANECASNFGATNISVWSMARVLNSSLPRTQVGMTPSMDYVIPQEGQLTQSQIAGIISGCVSALLLFIALGVFLHISLRNARNNNRAPKEPTDPVTLIFTDIESSTALWAAHPDLMPDAVAAHHRMVRSLIGRYKCYEVKTVGDSFMIASKSPFAAVQLAQELQLCFLHHDWGTNALDDSYREFEEQRAEGECEYTPPTAHMDPEVYSRLWNGLRVRVGIHTGLCDIRHDEVTKGYDYYGRTPNMAARTESVANGGQVLMTHAAYMSLSAEDRKQIDVTALGAVALRGVSDPVKMYQLNTVPSRNFAALRLDREYFFDEGEDGTTTSTSDHSSSRAELSESAQIIATALQSLLSTFKTAHREKLLLPYCERWRVPLPRKAASEWDDAYCEEVVRRIAVKVGRVADHGAHSGSESSSTQGSSSIIIVPFYDMHLQEY, encoded by the coding sequence TTTGTCAAGAAGATAGCACAGGACAACCGCACTGTGGACATGTACCTGCTCGCTCCTTCCAGTTTTCAACATTTTCTGATCAAAACATGGAGCGATGCGCTGGTGTCACTTAATCGTACGTTCACTCCTGGACAGCTGATCACAACTGGAACAGTGCCACTCGCTAGTGACAATCGGTCCTCGATGGTTCGGCACTTCCAGCGTGACATGGACAATTACCTGGATACAAACAGTGACTGGAAGGGCTTTGCGAAACCTGAACATTACCTTAAGGACGACAAATTAGGGGAGATGATGGTGTTTGGATGGCTTGCGGGAGAAGTTCTGTTTGAGGCCCTAAACAACGCTCCACAACTGACAAACCGTACTTCATTCATGGAATCTCTGTACAAGCAGCGTCGCTACGTGATTGATGACtttgtggttggtgactttggtggtgagtgcgaTGAGGGCGCTGCATTACAGGGTGCCATGTGTAATTGCAATCAAGGCGGCAGCATGGCGCATATGAGAGTTGTTGATGACAGCCTCAGTTTGAAGCCTATGAAGAAAGGCTCTGTGACGTGGAGTGTATCGGAGTGCTCAAGTGCTAATGTGCAGGTGAGCGCACCGTTAATCGGACTGTATGTAGTCCTTACGGATGATAAAGTTGCACAACGTGCGAGCATGAGGTGGTCGTTGGGCGCTCGGAGCATCGAGGAAGCGGATGATGTTGATAAGAGAATATTTTTCCATTCCTTAAAGGTTAATTTGAAAAATTTAACGCAATCACTTGAACAAGTAAGGGACACGAAGGCTGTAGCTGCAGTTCTTGGTGTTGTTACCGCTGATATTCTGAGCGTGCCGAATATGACTTTCATTGGTACTCTTCCCCTGTCCCCCCGGTTGAACAAGTTCTGGAGAAACGTGATCCATCTGCAACCGCTACTTGCGCAGCAGCTATATGTGCTTGCTGTATACCTCTCCAACACCTCTTCCACGGGAGTGAAGGCGCTTGTTCGCGGGGGTGAAGCATCTGAGGTTGTAGACACGCTTGATAAGTCATTGGTTACGTTTGGTGTGTCGCTTGATTCCAGTAAGACACTTGGTGATGATGACCCGATATCGTCATATCTCTCGGGTAATGGAGATGTGTTTTGTATTGGACTCACTCCCCCTGAcgttgctgcggttgcgcGGCACCTTCAGACCCACCGCAGGGCCCGTGTATTCGTTCCATTCAAtgacattttgttgttttatcaGGAGTTTGTGGCTGCATTTAATGCGAGTAAAGAGTCTATTGCCAGCTCAGAGCGGCTCCTATTCGCGACGAGTTTCCCACACTGGGCGGAGAAGAACACGAAATCAGATATGGTTGCGAGATTTCATCGCCATGTCAATGAATCGCATTGGGATCCACTAACGTTCCTGGGCTTTGCTACCACTCGGTTGCTTCAGGTTGTTATCTCCAATATGAGGAAGGTGAATGCAGAGCTGCTGGCAGACCGCATTTACACGGAGTCCAACATCAGAGTGGATGACGTGCGATTTGGACCCTTCAGTGATGCGGAATGTGTTTCTGGTACGAGTGTTTCGGCAAATGAGTGTGCCTCAAACTTTGGAGCCACAAACATTTCTGTATGGTCGATGGCGCGTGTGCTGAATTCAAGCTTGCCCAGGACACAGGTTGGGATGACACCGTCTATGGACTATGTTATTCCGCAAGAGGGTCAACTCACACAGTCACAGATAGCTGGAATAATTTCTGGGTGTGTATCCGccttgttattatttattgCCCTTGGTGTGTTCCTACACATCTCCCTGCGGAACGCTCGTAACAACAACCGTGCACCCAAGGAGCCAACGGACCCcgtgacactaatatttactgacattgagagcagcactgcgttgtgggctgcacaccctgatcTGATGCCCGATGCCGTCGCCGCGCATCATCGTATGGTCCGTTCACTGATTGGGAGGTATAAGTGCTACGAAGTCAAAACTGTTGGGGATTCGTTCATGATAGCGAGTAAGAGtcctttcgctgccgtccaactcgcacaggaattacagctgtgtttcttgcatcatGACTGGGGAACAAATGCACTTGATGATTCTTACCGTGAGTTTGAGGAGCAGCGTGCGGAGGGAGAATGTGAGTACACACCACCAACCGCGCATATGGATCCTGAAGTGTACagtcgtttgtggaatggcctgcgtgtacgtgttggaatccacaccgggttgtgcgacatccgacacgatgaagtgacgaagggatatgactactatgggcggactccaaacatggcagcaaggacggagagtgtagcaaatggtggtcaggtgctgatgacgcATGCGGCGTACATGTCGCTGTCAGCTGAGGATCGTAAGCAAATTGATGTCACTGCACTTGGTGCTGTCGCACTTCGCGGTGTGAGTGATCCGGTTAAGATGTACCAGCTGAATACCGTGCCTAGTCGTaactttgctgcattacggCTGGACCGCGAATACTTTTTTGATGAGGGCGAGGATGGCACGACAACCTCCACAAGCGACCACAGTTCTTCACGTGCGGAGCTGAGTGAATCAGCTCAGATAATTGCAACTGCACTACAGTCGCTGTTAAGCACGTTCAAGACAGCGCATCGTgagaagttgttgctgccgtattgtgagcgttggcgtGTGCCTCTTCCCCGTAAAGCTGCATCCGAGTGGGATGACGCCTACTGtgaggaagtggtgcgtcGCATTGCAGTTAAGGTTGGGCGCGTCGCTGACCATGGCGCTCATAGTGGAAGTGAGTCGTCAAGTACGCAAGGCAGTTCATCAATTATTATCGTCCCCTTTTACGACATGCACCTTCAGGAATACTAA